One genomic segment of Rivularia sp. PCC 7116 includes these proteins:
- a CDS encoding M20 family metallopeptidase produces MVSTFPNASADLSRVRLDIRSLHPRIIEWRRIIHQKPELAFKEELTSKFISQKLQEWGIEHQTGIAETGVVAIIKGSKKGESNRVLAIRADMDALPVSELNEVSYKSQHDGIMHACGHDGHTAIALGTAYYLQQHRDIFTGTVKIIFQPAEEGPGGAKPMIEAGVLKNPDVDAIIGLHLWNNLPLGTIGVRSGALMAAVESFRCTILGKGGHGAMPHQTVDSVVVAAQVVNALQTIVSRNVSPIDSAVVTVGELHAGTKGNIIADTARMSGTVRYFDPDFEGFIQERVKQIIAGICQINGASYDLEYWGLYPPTINNQEMAELVRSVAQEVVETPLGVVPECQTMGGEDMSYFLQEVPGCYFFLGSANPQKDLAYPHHHPRFNFDETALAMGVEMFVRCVEKYFDSEQ; encoded by the coding sequence ATGGTTTCTACATTTCCCAACGCATCTGCCGATTTATCTCGGGTTAGACTTGATATTCGTTCGCTACATCCGCGAATCATAGAATGGCGAAGAATAATTCATCAAAAGCCTGAATTAGCTTTTAAAGAAGAACTTACTAGTAAATTTATTTCCCAGAAGTTGCAAGAATGGGGAATCGAACATCAAACAGGGATTGCTGAAACTGGTGTTGTCGCCATTATCAAAGGTAGTAAAAAAGGCGAATCTAATCGCGTATTAGCAATTCGTGCGGATATGGATGCTTTACCAGTAAGCGAACTTAATGAAGTATCTTATAAATCGCAACATGATGGGATAATGCACGCTTGCGGACATGACGGACATACTGCGATCGCGCTTGGTACTGCTTATTATTTACAGCAACATAGAGATATTTTCACCGGTACTGTAAAAATTATCTTTCAGCCTGCTGAAGAAGGACCCGGAGGTGCTAAACCTATGATAGAAGCTGGGGTATTAAAGAATCCCGATGTCGATGCAATTATTGGTTTACACCTGTGGAACAATTTACCTTTAGGAACAATAGGCGTTCGTAGTGGAGCCTTGATGGCGGCAGTAGAATCGTTTCGCTGCACAATTTTAGGCAAAGGCGGGCATGGTGCAATGCCCCATCAAACAGTTGATTCGGTGGTAGTTGCGGCTCAAGTTGTGAATGCTTTACAAACAATTGTTTCCCGCAACGTTAGTCCAATTGATTCTGCTGTGGTAACCGTAGGAGAACTTCACGCCGGTACAAAGGGTAATATTATCGCCGACACTGCCAGGATGAGCGGTACTGTCAGGTATTTTGATCCAGATTTTGAAGGGTTTATTCAAGAGCGAGTAAAACAAATAATTGCCGGAATTTGTCAGATAAATGGTGCTAGTTATGACTTAGAGTACTGGGGACTTTACCCACCAACAATTAACAATCAGGAAATGGCAGAATTAGTACGAAGCGTAGCCCAAGAAGTTGTCGAAACACCTTTGGGAGTAGTACCAGAATGTCAAACAATGGGTGGGGAAGATATGTCCTATTTCCTCCAAGAAGTTCCCGGTTGCTACTTCTTCTTAGGTTCAGCAAATCCTCAAAAAGATTTAGCTTATCCCCACCATCATCCCCGCTTTAACTTCGACGAAACTGCATTAGCTATGGGAGTGGAAATGTTTGTCCGTTGCGTCGAAAAATATTTTGACAGCGAACAGTGA
- a CDS encoding ribose-phosphate pyrophosphokinase encodes MNAQRGSAVLSTPTLKVKPAITGLTENHRLRLFSGSANLELSQEVAHYLGMDLGPMIRKRFADGELYVQIQESIRGCDVYLIQPSCNPVNDNLMELLIMIDACRRASARQITAVIPYYGYARADRKTAGRESITAKLVANLITQAGANRILAMDLHSAQIQGYFDIPLDHVYSTPVILEYLASKNLSDIVVVSPDVGGVARARSFAKKLNDAPLAIIDKRRQAHNVAEVLNVVGDVKGKTAIMVDDMIDTAGTISEGARLLRQEGARQVYACATHAVFSPPAVERLSSGLFEEVIVTNTIPFPDNLSFPQLVKLSVANLLGETIWRIHEDNSVSSMFR; translated from the coding sequence ATGAATGCACAACGAGGGTCTGCTGTGCTGAGTACTCCCACTTTAAAAGTGAAACCAGCGATAACGGGGCTGACAGAAAATCATCGTCTACGACTGTTCTCTGGTTCTGCCAATTTAGAATTATCCCAAGAAGTAGCCCATTATTTGGGTATGGATCTCGGTCCGATGATTCGTAAGAGATTTGCAGATGGAGAACTTTACGTTCAAATCCAGGAATCAATTCGGGGTTGTGATGTCTATTTAATCCAGCCATCTTGCAATCCTGTAAACGATAACTTGATGGAATTGCTAATTATGATTGATGCTTGTCGTAGAGCATCTGCGCGGCAAATAACAGCAGTAATTCCTTATTATGGCTACGCTCGTGCCGATAGAAAAACGGCGGGGAGAGAGTCGATAACAGCCAAACTAGTTGCCAACCTGATCACTCAGGCAGGTGCAAACAGAATTTTGGCAATGGATTTACATTCGGCACAAATACAGGGCTATTTTGATATTCCCTTAGACCATGTTTACAGCACCCCAGTCATTCTGGAATATTTGGCTAGTAAAAACTTGTCAGATATTGTGGTTGTTTCGCCAGATGTAGGTGGTGTCGCAAGGGCTAGGTCATTTGCGAAAAAACTGAATGATGCACCTTTGGCGATTATCGATAAACGCCGTCAAGCACATAATGTTGCTGAAGTCTTAAACGTTGTTGGTGACGTTAAGGGCAAAACAGCCATCATGGTAGACGATATGATTGATACCGCCGGAACCATTTCTGAGGGAGCGCGTTTATTGCGTCAAGAAGGCGCACGTCAGGTATACGCCTGTGCGACTCATGCTGTCTTCTCTCCACCTGCTGTAGAAAGGCTGTCTAGTGGTTTGTTTGAAGAAGTAATTGTCACTAATACAATTCCTTTTCCTGACAATCTCAGCTTTCCGCAGTTAGTAAAACTTTCAGTTGCTAACCTTTTAGGAGAAACTATTTGGCGAATTCACGAAGATAACTCCGTAAGCAGTATGTTTCGTTAA
- a CDS encoding glutathione binding-like protein → MIELYTFTTPNGRKASIMLEEVELPYNVHVIDISKNDQFAPEYVAINPNSKIPAIVDKDTDTTVFESGAILMYLADKTGKLLPKEQKSRYQVIEWLMLQMGSIGPMFGQFNHFNLHAPEKIPYAIERYKKETLRLYGVLDKQLADNEFICGDYSIADVATFPWVTIYEIQEMTLDNHPNLKRWHDTVSKRPAVQRGMKVP, encoded by the coding sequence ATGATTGAGCTTTATACGTTTACTACACCCAACGGACGCAAAGCTTCCATAATGTTGGAAGAAGTTGAACTTCCCTACAACGTCCATGTAATTGATATCAGTAAAAACGACCAGTTTGCTCCTGAGTATGTAGCTATTAATCCCAACAGTAAAATTCCAGCAATCGTAGATAAAGATACTGACACAACAGTATTTGAATCAGGTGCAATATTAATGTACTTAGCCGATAAAACAGGAAAATTATTACCCAAGGAACAAAAATCTCGCTATCAGGTAATAGAATGGTTAATGCTGCAAATGGGTAGTATAGGTCCAATGTTCGGACAGTTCAACCACTTTAATCTGCACGCTCCAGAAAAAATTCCCTACGCTATCGAACGCTACAAAAAAGAAACACTGCGACTTTACGGAGTATTAGATAAGCAATTAGCTGATAACGAATTTATTTGTGGCGATTACTCCATAGCCGACGTAGCAACGTTCCCTTGGGTGACAATCTACGAAATTCAAGAAATGACACTCGACAACCATCCCAACTTAAAAAGATGGCACGACACCGTATCAAAACGCCCAGCAGTACAACGGGGGATGAAGGTTCCTTAA
- a CDS encoding serine/threonine-protein kinase: MQPPITTGTVLQNRYKTIKILGQGGFGRTYLAEDQRRFNELCAIKELIPNTTETSALEKARELFGREAAILYKIKHPQVPQFRERFEQDQRLFLVQDYVEGKTYYDILQERIAVGGAFTEAEVLRLMCSLLPVLEYIHTQGIIHRDISPDNIIMRESDKLPVLIDFGVVKELATRLQSRSGATPTYVGKPGYSPSEQIQTGQAYPSSDLYALAVSVIVLLTGKESAELFDDNLLSWNWQRWVTVKPRFADVLNRMLSHKPGARYQSAAEVVQALDNLNQLNQSPNQTAAAKPDVSRMQTVAVGRKPEPVQPPPRRQPSPVIPPPQQSDPVVDNPLAVGVIGAAVVVLAGLGSWALVTSIRNASDSQPESPPPQTFATPFVESTPTPTPTPDEPDVFSKRLNFGFSDTANIRGNLKANQTVQYTFRGEEGQILTAVLVEENGVSLTVLGPNKELIDNAAKQVNSYQGNLPFTGRYTIELNNLPEINQAEYNLRVRLKEPVTTPTIEPTPDIEPTQPQLEETPTPEATQKPKRPRITIPTSIPTSLPTSIPTPKIPQIKIPPVKIPPLKRPTPSQEEKTNKPETEAKPQTQADPAGN, encoded by the coding sequence ATGCAACCACCCATCACTACTGGTACTGTATTACAAAACCGTTACAAAACAATCAAAATTTTGGGTCAAGGAGGATTCGGTAGAACCTATTTAGCAGAAGACCAAAGACGCTTCAACGAACTTTGCGCTATTAAAGAATTGATTCCGAATACAACAGAAACCTCTGCTTTGGAAAAAGCACGAGAACTGTTTGGGCGAGAAGCAGCGATTTTGTATAAAATTAAGCATCCACAAGTTCCGCAGTTTAGAGAAAGGTTTGAGCAAGACCAGCGGTTGTTTTTAGTACAAGATTACGTAGAAGGAAAAACCTATTACGACATACTTCAAGAACGTATTGCTGTAGGTGGAGCTTTTACGGAAGCTGAAGTGTTGCGATTGATGTGCTCTTTGTTGCCGGTTCTAGAGTATATACACACTCAAGGAATAATTCACCGCGATATTTCGCCAGATAACATAATCATGCGTGAAAGCGATAAGTTGCCGGTATTGATTGATTTTGGTGTGGTGAAAGAATTAGCTACTAGGTTGCAATCGAGAAGTGGAGCAACTCCAACTTATGTCGGAAAACCTGGCTATTCTCCCAGCGAACAAATTCAAACTGGTCAAGCTTATCCTAGTAGTGACTTGTATGCTTTAGCTGTAAGCGTGATTGTTTTACTTACTGGTAAAGAATCGGCAGAATTATTTGATGACAACTTGTTAAGTTGGAATTGGCAGCGCTGGGTAACAGTTAAACCGCGATTTGCTGACGTGTTGAATCGAATGTTAAGTCACAAACCGGGGGCTCGCTATCAAAGTGCAGCTGAAGTTGTGCAAGCATTAGATAATTTAAACCAATTAAACCAATCGCCAAACCAAACTGCGGCAGCCAAGCCCGATGTATCAAGAATGCAGACAGTAGCAGTTGGGCGCAAACCAGAACCGGTACAGCCTCCCCCTCGCAGGCAGCCCAGCCCGGTAATTCCACCACCACAGCAAAGCGATCCTGTAGTAGATAATCCGCTGGCTGTAGGAGTAATTGGTGCGGCTGTAGTAGTATTAGCGGGTTTGGGTTCTTGGGCTTTGGTAACAAGTATTCGCAATGCATCAGATTCGCAACCGGAATCGCCTCCCCCACAAACTTTTGCAACGCCATTTGTCGAGTCAACCCCGACACCGACACCTACACCAGATGAACCAGATGTTTTTAGCAAGCGGTTGAATTTTGGATTTTCTGATACGGCTAATATCAGAGGAAATTTAAAAGCAAATCAAACCGTTCAGTACACCTTTAGGGGAGAAGAAGGACAAATACTGACAGCGGTTTTAGTTGAAGAAAACGGTGTTTCGCTGACAGTATTAGGTCCTAACAAGGAATTAATTGATAATGCAGCTAAGCAGGTAAATTCTTACCAAGGAAATTTACCTTTTACGGGTAGATACACTATTGAATTAAACAATCTTCCAGAAATTAACCAAGCTGAATATAATTTAAGAGTTAGGTTAAAAGAGCCAGTTACTACACCAACAATCGAGCCTACACCTGATATTGAACCAACACAACCACAACTAGAAGAGACACCAACCCCAGAAGCTACGCAAAAGCCCAAACGACCAAGAATAACTATTCCTACCTCAATTCCTACTAGCCTTCCTACTAGTATTCCAACTCCTAAAATACCCCAGATAAAAATACCGCCAGTCAAGATTCCGCCACTAAAACGACCAACTCCTTCTCAAGAGGAAAAAACAAATAAACCCGAAACGGAGGCAAAACCCCAAACTCAAGCCGATCCTGCTGGTAATTAA
- the bioD gene encoding dethiobiotin synthase, translating to MPIQGCKIIEHLTSQIFNFKLLKTLFIAGSDTDAGKTVFTTALAAYLQKYRPQHSLGIMKPIQSGVGDRQLYQKLFSLSQSEAEITPLYFQAPLAPPLAAAKENRQIDLGVVWQTFTQLQQSRDFILVEALGGMGSPVTDEFTVADLAGEWRLPTVLVVPVRLGAISQAVANVALAKQSKVELLGIILNCCSQMTPEEIADWAPVDTIESFTNIPVLGCLPYLDNPEDLDKLAQIASDLELEKLFN from the coding sequence ATGCCCATACAAGGATGTAAGATAATTGAACATCTAACATCTCAAATCTTTAATTTCAAATTGCTAAAGACATTATTTATAGCTGGAAGCGATACCGACGCGGGTAAAACTGTTTTTACTACAGCCTTAGCTGCTTATTTACAAAAATATCGTCCCCAGCACAGTTTGGGGATTATGAAACCAATTCAATCAGGTGTGGGCGATCGCCAACTTTACCAAAAGTTATTTTCGCTGTCGCAATCGGAAGCGGAAATAACGCCATTATATTTTCAGGCTCCTTTAGCACCACCTCTAGCGGCAGCTAAAGAAAATCGACAAATAGATTTAGGTGTTGTCTGGCAAACTTTTACTCAGCTACAGCAAAGCCGCGATTTTATTTTAGTAGAAGCTTTGGGTGGTATGGGTTCGCCGGTAACGGATGAATTTACGGTGGCAGATTTAGCTGGCGAATGGCGTTTACCTACAGTTTTAGTTGTACCGGTAAGATTGGGAGCAATTTCTCAAGCTGTCGCCAATGTAGCTTTAGCAAAACAGTCTAAAGTAGAGCTTTTGGGAATAATTTTAAATTGCTGCTCGCAGATGACACCAGAAGAAATAGCCGATTGGGCACCAGTAGATACGATTGAATCTTTTACCAATATTCCCGTTTTAGGTTGCTTACCTTATTTAGATAATCCAGAAGATTTAGATAAGCTCGCACAAATCGCATCCGATTTAGAATTAGAAAAATTATTTAATTGA
- a CDS encoding pentapeptide repeat-containing protein, which translates to MSAKKTDALTNWLIGITIFFSVSPILIFTAISKIEGLSNEERIEYKSQGLMTSAGLFLGLAIIINAYYGAKRAVLLEKSLLAAQKDNRLNQKNIEINEQKLLAERFMSAITQLGHDSVATRTGAIYALERVAQDSPQEYWTIMEILTAFVRENGTTPKFSKFQASTQQEIKVPTDIQAALTVIGRRNASQDPEDKKLDLSNAQLRGVDLSNANLQRADLRNSDLCGACLQGSDLFKANLDGAKLAQSNLYQVNLQQACLRGANLAGAIANKGLFYGANLRDANLVGASLRGANLMGANLYKANLMGANLKAANLGGAKLFLANLQSAKLDKARMHETGLIGANLQQANLNGANLRQANLNAARLQQAEVFFANFAEASLREADLSGANLMGTDFQKAVLYETNLSGANLTAANLSLTDCYDVNFEGTILKGAKNMQPKLQKMAMGEY; encoded by the coding sequence ATGTCTGCTAAAAAGACAGACGCATTAACGAATTGGTTAATAGGAATAACAATCTTTTTTTCTGTTTCACCAATTCTAATTTTCACAGCGATTTCAAAAATAGAAGGATTGTCAAATGAAGAAAGAATCGAATACAAAAGTCAAGGCTTAATGACTTCTGCCGGATTGTTTCTTGGATTGGCAATAATTATCAATGCTTATTATGGAGCCAAGCGTGCTGTTTTATTAGAAAAAAGCTTGTTAGCAGCTCAAAAAGATAACAGATTAAATCAAAAAAATATAGAAATCAACGAGCAAAAGCTGCTAGCCGAAAGATTTATGAGTGCAATAACTCAACTCGGGCATGATAGCGTTGCTACTCGCACCGGAGCAATTTATGCACTAGAAAGAGTTGCTCAAGACTCTCCCCAAGAGTATTGGACAATCATGGAAATTCTTACAGCTTTTGTTAGAGAAAATGGCACTACTCCAAAATTTAGTAAATTTCAGGCAAGCACGCAGCAAGAAATAAAAGTTCCTACTGATATTCAGGCAGCACTTACCGTTATAGGGAGAAGAAATGCCTCTCAAGATCCAGAAGATAAAAAACTTGACTTGAGTAATGCTCAACTAAGGGGAGTAGACTTAAGTAATGCCAACCTGCAACGGGCTGATTTGCGGAATTCGGACTTATGTGGAGCTTGTTTACAAGGTAGCGATCTTTTTAAAGCCAACCTTGATGGAGCTAAACTCGCACAATCCAATCTCTATCAAGTCAACCTGCAACAAGCTTGCCTCCGGGGTGCCAATTTAGCGGGAGCGATTGCCAATAAAGGTTTATTCTACGGAGCAAATCTCCGAGATGCTAACTTGGTAGGGGCTTCTTTACGAGGGGCTAATTTGATGGGGGCTAACCTTTATAAAGCTAATTTGATGGGGGCTAACCTCAAAGCAGCTAATTTAGGAGGAGCAAAACTATTTCTTGCCAACTTACAGTCAGCGAAGCTTGACAAAGCAAGAATGCACGAGACTGGTTTAATTGGTGCCAATTTGCAACAAGCTAATCTTAATGGAGCTAATTTGCGGCAAGCCAATTTGAATGCAGCTAGACTTCAACAAGCAGAAGTATTTTTTGCCAACTTTGCCGAAGCTTCCTTGAGAGAAGCAGATCTTTCCGGAGCCAACTTAATGGGAACTGATTTTCAAAAGGCAGTTTTATACGAAACAAACCTTAGTGGGGCTAATTTAACCGCTGCAAATCTTTCTTTAACCGACTGCTACGACGTAAATTTTGAAGGAACAATCCTCAAAGGAGCCAAAAATATGCAGCCGAAGTTGCAAAAAATGGCTATGGGTGAATACTGA
- a CDS encoding MarR family winged helix-turn-helix transcriptional regulator has product MIPSRGLPNHQALTQLAKQYPELDISSVEACLTFLDTTAEVHQAFDAHFARYNLSMGKFSLLIQLFVASDKGLTPSEFAERSGVTRATITGLLDGLEKEDLVKRQPYPEDRRRLTIVLTDKGRELISKMLPDHFCRTTNMMSNLTATEKKTLIKLLGKLSAGTSAMREV; this is encoded by the coding sequence ATGATTCCATCCCGTGGTTTACCCAACCATCAAGCACTAACACAATTAGCAAAACAATACCCAGAGCTAGATATATCTTCTGTAGAAGCTTGCCTTACTTTTCTAGATACCACTGCTGAAGTTCACCAGGCTTTTGATGCTCATTTTGCAAGATATAATCTCTCGATGGGTAAGTTTTCGCTGTTAATACAGCTGTTTGTCGCTTCCGATAAAGGATTAACGCCATCCGAGTTTGCCGAACGCTCTGGCGTAACTCGCGCTACAATTACCGGCTTGCTCGATGGATTGGAAAAAGAAGATTTAGTTAAACGTCAACCCTATCCCGAAGATAGACGCAGGCTCACTATTGTTTTGACTGATAAGGGACGCGAGCTAATCTCGAAAATGCTTCCCGACCATTTTTGTCGTACTACTAATATGATGTCTAATCTTACCGCTACTGAGAAAAAGACGCTCATTAAGTTACTTGGTAAATTAAGCGCCGGAACTTCTGCGATGCGAGAGGTTTAA
- a CDS encoding HEAT repeat domain-containing protein, whose product MFQITSIRRKLSFFLVFTFTFLFIFQLSLPWVNAKEAAKPEIKDWHISGIVAALDDDYPGVQGVAFDKLTKYELKNLNKKQATWMAKKAIKLLKDEKVDSEFRSNAARALGNLKDAAKPYIQDILAIFKDERVDSNVRTGAAKALVNLGNLGDAAKPYVQDILAIFKVEKDEMAVSSFYIHAALVLGNLGDAAKPYIQDILAIVKDEKIQPIIRSDVAEALGDLGDVGKPYIQDIFAIVKDEKINLYVRIGAAEALGNLGGVTKPYVQDILAIVKDEKVDSSIRYEAAGALGNLGGAAKPYVQDILALLKDEKIKPIVRSYIAEALGNLGDVTKPYVKDIIAIVKDEKINSSIRRSAVKALGNLGDVTKPYVKDILAIVKDEKINSSIRRSAAEALGNLGDVTKPYVKDILAIIKDEKVDSSIRYKAAGALGNLGGTAKPYVKDILVLVEDEKVDLDVRYFAAVTLEKIEKLSLNQVLTILNFCYYPSDLYYLNKSRFQSYFLAGGTDEVKTLLKWLAHYDSSKIPTKLTHKEAKKTLKLFAKIWQPSEDLRLRKDLADKIVQVTKLVSWQPQDIVLLQTHYNNLKNAKYSEADSIESVIIQLKGWRWFFNFRNIILIHAAFWLLLIFAYPKSPQIQAIFFWNPWVRKIFGMGYVGFLLTWVPFLRRKLFEPFKPSLLADAQLDNFTEKSYFSSSRIVKNRDSKQFLTITQAIPNIKGQTVLIGDSGLGKSMFLRHLAKTSQQTVVYLPASKCEKGVIAAIQAKLHGQAQDARFLKNLIYSGAIDICIDGLNEVTADTRSQIKQFVESYFRGNIIMATQPLEWEPPTTAKIFYLKPLQQQQIEEFLISRQFQNSQDFLVKGAEYEKACKKYLKQAFHKKQPQEELDAIERVLSNPMDLTLVAQMLSQGKQPDLFRLQEQQYNLMAAEYKQEWGHSFPLKKFSSSVYEMRLNDGTTLDAEEYHQELLSLEDQKYKMVISRQWQSKNGEAMQEWYFRHDKIMDFFLVQNFLGDSDEIQIRLNQHIGDPRFRGVYFLLANLLKPDAALQLRETLILYAANTNDHTVSDTFVKLLHSRVASLKNKSKVTN is encoded by the coding sequence ATGTTTCAAATCACCAGCATTAGAAGAAAGCTTTCCTTTTTTCTAGTTTTTACTTTTACATTTTTATTTATTTTTCAACTTTCTTTACCTTGGGTAAATGCTAAGGAAGCAGCGAAGCCGGAGATAAAAGACTGGCATATCAGCGGTATTGTCGCTGCGCTAGATGATGATTATCCGGGAGTACAAGGAGTTGCTTTTGATAAGTTAACAAAATACGAACTCAAAAATTTAAATAAAAAGCAAGCAACTTGGATGGCTAAGAAAGCCATTAAATTGTTGAAGGATGAAAAGGTTGATTCAGAATTTCGCAGTAATGCGGCAAGAGCATTAGGGAATTTAAAGGATGCAGCTAAGCCCTACATTCAAGATATTCTCGCGATCTTCAAAGATGAAAGGGTTGACTCAAATGTTCGCACTGGTGCAGCAAAAGCATTAGTGAATTTAGGGAATTTAGGGGATGCAGCTAAGCCCTACGTTCAAGATATTCTTGCTATTTTCAAAGTTGAAAAAGATGAAATGGCTGTTTCATCTTTTTATATTCATGCAGCTCTAGTATTAGGGAATTTAGGGGATGCAGCTAAGCCTTACATTCAAGATATTCTCGCTATCGTCAAAGATGAAAAGATTCAGCCTATTATTCGCAGTGATGTAGCAGAGGCGCTAGGGGATTTAGGGGATGTAGGTAAGCCCTACATTCAAGATATTTTCGCTATCGTCAAAGATGAAAAGATTAATTTATATGTTCGCATTGGTGCAGCAGAAGCTTTGGGAAATTTAGGGGGTGTTACTAAACCCTACGTTCAAGATATTCTCGCTATCGTCAAAGATGAAAAGGTTGACTCAAGTATTCGCTATGAGGCAGCAGGAGCATTAGGAAATTTAGGGGGTGCAGCTAAACCCTACGTTCAAGATATTCTCGCTTTGCTCAAAGATGAAAAGATTAAGCCAATTGTTCGCAGTTATATAGCAGAAGCGTTAGGGAATTTAGGGGATGTAACTAAGCCCTATGTTAAAGATATTATTGCTATCGTCAAAGATGAAAAGATTAACTCAAGTATTCGCCGTAGTGCAGTAAAAGCTTTGGGGAATTTAGGGGATGTAACTAAGCCCTACGTTAAAGATATTCTCGCTATCGTCAAAGATGAAAAGATTAACTCAAGTATTCGCCGTAGTGCAGCAGAAGCTTTGGGGAATTTAGGGGATGTAACTAAGCCCTACGTTAAAGATATTCTCGCTATCATTAAAGATGAAAAGGTTGACTCAAGTATTCGCTATAAGGCAGCAGGAGCATTAGGAAATTTAGGGGGTACAGCTAAACCCTACGTTAAAGATATTCTCGTTTTGGTTGAAGATGAAAAGGTTGATTTAGATGTTCGCTACTTTGCAGCAGTAACTTTAGAGAAAATTGAAAAGCTAAGTTTAAATCAAGTTCTAACAATTTTAAATTTTTGCTACTATCCAAGTGACTTATACTACTTAAATAAATCGCGCTTCCAAAGCTATTTCCTCGCTGGTGGCACTGATGAAGTCAAAACCTTACTAAAATGGCTAGCACACTACGACAGCAGCAAAATCCCCACCAAACTCACCCACAAGGAAGCTAAAAAAACCTTAAAACTCTTTGCTAAAATCTGGCAACCCAGCGAAGACTTAAGATTACGCAAAGACTTAGCTGATAAAATCGTTCAAGTTACCAAACTCGTTTCTTGGCAACCCCAAGATATCGTTTTACTCCAAACCCATTACAATAACCTCAAAAACGCAAAATACAGCGAAGCTGATTCCATCGAATCAGTAATCATTCAACTCAAAGGTTGGCGTTGGTTTTTCAACTTCAGAAACATCATCTTAATTCACGCCGCTTTCTGGCTTTTACTCATCTTCGCTTACCCCAAATCTCCCCAAATCCAAGCCATCTTTTTCTGGAATCCTTGGGTTAGAAAAATTTTCGGGATGGGTTACGTTGGCTTTCTGCTTACCTGGGTTCCTTTTCTTCGTCGCAAACTATTTGAACCATTCAAACCTTCTTTACTCGCGGATGCTCAATTAGATAACTTTACCGAAAAATCCTACTTTTCATCATCAAGGATTGTCAAAAATCGAGATTCAAAACAATTTCTGACAATTACTCAAGCAATTCCAAATATCAAAGGACAAACTGTCTTAATCGGTGATTCCGGTTTAGGAAAATCAATGTTTCTCCGACATCTAGCCAAAACTTCTCAGCAGACAGTAGTATATTTACCTGCTAGTAAATGCGAAAAAGGTGTAATTGCAGCGATTCAAGCAAAGTTACACGGACAAGCACAAGATGCCCGATTCCTGAAAAACTTGATTTATAGCGGCGCAATTGATATTTGTATCGACGGATTGAATGAAGTTACAGCAGATACGCGATCGCAAATTAAACAGTTTGTGGAAAGCTATTTCCGGGGTAATATCATCATGGCTACTCAACCCTTGGAATGGGAGCCCCCGACGACGGCTAAAATATTTTATTTAAAACCATTACAGCAACAACAAATAGAAGAATTTTTAATTTCTCGCCAATTTCAAAATAGTCAAGATTTTCTGGTAAAAGGTGCTGAATACGAAAAAGCCTGCAAAAAATATCTCAAACAAGCTTTCCATAAAAAACAACCACAAGAAGAATTAGACGCAATCGAACGGGTACTTTCTAACCCAATGGATTTAACCTTGGTTGCCCAAATGCTATCACAAGGCAAACAACCAGATTTATTTCGCTTGCAAGAACAGCAATATAATTTAATGGCTGCTGAATATAAACAAGAATGGGGACATTCATTTCCGTTGAAAAAGTTCTCATCATCCGTATATGAAATGCGATTGAATGACGGTACAACTTTGGATGCCGAAGAATATCATCAAGAATTACTCAGTTTGGAAGACCAAAAATATAAAATGGTTATCAGCCGTCAGTGGCAAAGTAAAAACGGCGAAGCGATGCAAGAATGGTATTTCCGTCACGATAAAATCATGGATTTCTTCCTAGTACAAAACTTTCTTGGTGACAGCGATGAAATCCAAATCAGGTTAAACCAACATATAGGAGATCCACGTTTTCGCGGAGTTTACTTTTTATTAGCAAACTTGTTAAAACCAGATGCAGCATTACAGCTACGAGAAACTTTAATTCTATATGCTGCCAATACCAACGACCATACAGTTAGCGATACTTTTGTAAAATTATTACACTCTAGAGTTGCGTCTTTGAAAAACAAATCAAAGGTAACTAATTAA